The Pseudomonadota bacterium genome has a window encoding:
- a CDS encoding ShlB/FhaC/HecB family hemolysin secretion/activation protein — protein sequence MSRRPSPGLASLSAGASALALLCVPHAALAQNESQPGETSQGETAAAPPGGAVQLAMAPAQPAGDPGQSSDGDDGLLIGSIAIEGNEELGADSFATVVEANIGEVMEDEDLRRVVSEVAGIARDRGYVFATARLPEQSVEHGILTIELDEGRIDEVRIKGSDNAALRRFLAPLEGSIAHRETVERRILLAGDLPEIRIRKTRFLKKDGRNILEVRVSENRDRIRAAIDNYGSQRIGPTRARLSYDFRGFLDGSDRGTVSVRSNPLDPEEFAFASASYSVGIGNQGTRVGVAASIGTNQPGGGFVNVEGDTEFVEVFANHPITRSRDASLWVNASLAYLSVEQDDVVGLLRQDNQVTFSVGLSSNVKFLSGRLRTGATLIQGLDVLNATREGSRFASRFDGDAVFTAGNFYANWRGRLGGNWGMLLGVEGQIANRPLLAAQEFNIGGPFSVRGFDFAELAGDNGFAAIAEINYTFRKPTDWIDRLQPYGFIDGGYVDDLQLLRGGGTLISSGLGLRGNAGPVNFELEGAVPLNRDRNQSRDRSPHLNVRVGLDL from the coding sequence ATGTCTCGAAGACCTTCTCCCGGCCTTGCTTCTCTAAGTGCCGGCGCATCGGCGCTGGCGCTGTTGTGCGTGCCTCATGCGGCGCTGGCACAGAACGAATCGCAGCCGGGCGAGACCAGTCAGGGCGAAACGGCAGCAGCGCCGCCAGGCGGTGCCGTGCAGCTGGCCATGGCTCCGGCCCAGCCAGCGGGAGACCCCGGTCAAAGCAGCGACGGAGACGATGGCCTGCTGATCGGCTCCATCGCCATTGAAGGCAATGAAGAGCTGGGGGCAGACAGCTTTGCCACCGTTGTAGAGGCCAATATCGGCGAGGTGATGGAAGATGAGGATCTGCGCCGGGTCGTCTCTGAAGTGGCGGGAATCGCCCGTGATCGCGGCTATGTCTTCGCCACCGCAAGGCTGCCCGAACAGTCGGTCGAACATGGCATATTGACCATCGAACTGGATGAGGGGCGTATCGACGAGGTGCGGATAAAAGGTTCGGACAACGCCGCGCTGCGTCGTTTCCTCGCGCCGCTGGAGGGTAGCATCGCCCATCGCGAGACGGTTGAACGCCGCATCCTGCTCGCCGGAGACCTGCCCGAAATACGCATTCGCAAGACCCGCTTCCTCAAAAAGGATGGCCGGAACATTCTCGAAGTCCGGGTCAGCGAGAACAGGGATCGCATCCGCGCCGCCATCGACAATTATGGCTCGCAGCGTATCGGCCCGACCCGCGCCCGGCTGAGCTATGACTTTCGCGGTTTTCTCGATGGCAGCGACCGCGGCACCGTCAGCGTGAGAAGCAATCCGCTCGACCCCGAGGAATTTGCCTTTGCCAGCGCGTCCTATTCGGTCGGCATCGGCAATCAGGGCACAAGGGTCGGCGTCGCCGCTTCCATCGGCACCAACCAGCCTGGTGGCGGCTTCGTCAATGTCGAGGGCGATACCGAATTTGTCGAGGTCTTTGCCAACCATCCGATCACCCGGTCGCGCGATGCCAGCCTGTGGGTTAATGCCAGCCTGGCCTATCTGTCGGTCGAACAGGACGACGTAGTCGGGCTGCTGCGCCAGGACAATCAGGTGACGTTTTCTGTCGGTCTGTCCTCCAATGTAAAATTCCTCTCCGGTCGCCTGCGCACCGGGGCAACGCTGATCCAGGGCCTGGATGTGCTCAACGCCACACGCGAAGGCAGCCGCTTTGCCTCGCGCTTCGACGGTGACGCGGTCTTCACCGCCGGCAATTTCTACGCCAATTGGCGCGGCAGGCTGGGCGGCAATTGGGGCATGCTCCTCGGGGTTGAAGGCCAGATCGCCAACCGACCGCTCCTGGCGGCGCAGGAATTCAATATCGGCGGTCCGTTCAGCGTGCGCGGCTTTGATTTCGCTGAACTGGCGGGTGATAACGGCTTTGCCGCCATTGCCGAGATCAACTATACCTTCCGCAAGCCGACGGACTGGATCGACCGGCTCCAGCCCTATGGCTTTATCGATGGCGGCTATGTCGATGATCTGCAGCTACTCAGAGGCGGCGGCACATTGATTTCCAGTGGTCTGGGGCTGCGCGGCAATGCCGGACCGGTCAATTTCGAGCTTGAGGGTGCGGTGCCGCTGAACCGCGACCGCAACCAGAGCCGGGACCGCAGCCCGCATCTCAATGTCCGGGTGGGCCTGGATCTCTGA
- a CDS encoding FecR domain-containing protein has translation MLKKIIATALLVFGLFCGSAAMANSGPWTVTESRGQVTIVESGVTRVAVKGGQVKVGDAVRTGRNGRAVLTRGEQYIVVSPNSHLKMAEEKSDGLLTRVIQYFGNSLFKVDKRKEQHFGVETPYMAAVVKGTTFSVNVSEGAATVQVTEGAVEVATLDGGATELLLPGNIGLVERDDPYTLMIRGDVDRRIESPQRREAPVASATPVAAAPAPAPAAAAPAIAVASAAPMASAPPVVREMSNAPVDLAYVTDGLISGRLVGEASESEEVDNSDRAPVVEVEAVSGADGSGEVAPEEDAGSADAADDADNSRDEGDDANIDQPATDEGPADDGVADETGSDDGAPVEDDGALDDGISDDGAPAEDNAGDRSNGTDDAVGNDDGDSSGDQPGDDAGLVDDGALDDSASDDGAAIEDNGDSGDEATDSGTGNEVIGDDNAGDTGTSDESGDAVDNGSAGDSGDGYVDESDPVNGPDGDQSDGAVEDYADPDPDYDNPDYDDPGNGGNGDDTYGDDAGEGGSEGDDCLTLGVLDFCYNGGRDNDGGDESDGSDAGGENAGEGDEYADNGPDAGSDGVDGGDESDGCLTLGALDICYNGGRDGDTNDREVAGGDDGAADDGNNGHGNDADGVDEGNPGNGNGQGNGNGRGNGNGRGNGNGGGFADDDQGNLVYVDINDDGEVVYDGDTGSGAAAEADQEPVAEESNGNAESDVADGLSSGEQGNLVYVEIDDDGEVVYDGDTAPVAPDDGGDGVMVAENRNGSSEVEIGDGNDTVIDTLAGGEEQNLVYVDINDGAPYGDQGAETSDEGYASDQPEQGDFEMQSEESSYEAEAVIDYGADESAGVVEIGTGPGGASSDSGQRVFVYVDDETSFGGQDAGGYGDGYEPDLPGQGGYEMRAEEGTPGGRGFGRGRGGSPF, from the coding sequence ATGTTGAAGAAGATAATCGCCACTGCCTTGCTGGTTTTCGGCCTTTTCTGCGGTAGCGCGGCAATGGCCAATAGCGGCCCCTGGACGGTCACCGAATCGCGCGGTCAGGTCACGATTGTCGAGAGCGGTGTTACCAGGGTCGCGGTTAAGGGCGGTCAGGTAAAGGTAGGCGATGCGGTACGGACTGGACGCAATGGGCGCGCTGTTCTGACCCGTGGCGAGCAATATATTGTCGTCTCTCCGAACAGCCACCTCAAAATGGCGGAAGAGAAGTCCGATGGCCTGCTGACCCGGGTGATCCAGTATTTCGGCAACTCGCTGTTCAAGGTCGACAAGCGCAAGGAACAGCATTTCGGTGTCGAGACCCCCTATATGGCGGCTGTGGTCAAGGGGACGACCTTCAGCGTCAATGTTTCCGAAGGTGCCGCCACGGTGCAGGTTACCGAAGGTGCGGTCGAAGTCGCGACGCTCGATGGCGGCGCAACGGAATTGCTGCTGCCGGGCAATATCGGCCTGGTTGAGCGTGACGACCCCTATACGCTGATGATCCGCGGCGATGTCGACCGCCGGATTGAATCGCCGCAGCGGCGCGAGGCACCGGTGGCGTCCGCGACGCCGGTAGCGGCCGCGCCTGCACCGGCGCCTGCGGCCGCTGCGCCGGCTATTGCCGTTGCCTCGGCTGCTCCCATGGCATCGGCTCCTCCGGTGGTGCGTGAGATGTCCAATGCGCCGGTGGATCTTGCCTATGTCACCGATGGCCTGATTTCCGGGCGTCTGGTCGGTGAGGCGTCAGAAAGCGAAGAAGTTGACAATAGCGACCGCGCACCGGTGGTGGAGGTTGAGGCGGTATCCGGCGCGGACGGCAGCGGCGAAGTCGCGCCGGAAGAGGATGCCGGTTCCGCCGATGCGGCCGATGATGCAGATAATAGCCGCGATGAGGGTGATGATGCCAATATCGACCAGCCCGCCACTGATGAAGGTCCGGCGGATGATGGTGTTGCTGACGAAACTGGTTCGGACGATGGCGCGCCTGTAGAAGACGATGGTGCGCTCGACGATGGCATCTCAGATGACGGTGCACCTGCTGAAGATAATGCTGGTGACCGCAGCAATGGCACCGACGACGCTGTTGGCAATGATGATGGCGATTCCTCAGGCGATCAACCCGGTGATGATGCAGGTCTGGTTGATGATGGAGCGCTGGATGACAGCGCTTCCGATGACGGTGCGGCGATAGAAGACAATGGCGATAGCGGAGATGAAGCTACCGATTCCGGCACCGGCAACGAGGTCATTGGCGATGATAATGCCGGAGATACCGGAACCAGTGACGAGAGTGGCGATGCCGTTGATAATGGTAGCGCTGGCGATAGTGGTGATGGCTATGTAGACGAGAGCGATCCGGTCAATGGGCCGGATGGCGATCAGAGCGATGGCGCTGTCGAAGACTATGCTGACCCGGATCCTGATTACGATAACCCGGACTATGATGATCCCGGCAATGGCGGAAACGGTGATGACACATATGGTGATGACGCCGGAGAAGGTGGCAGTGAAGGCGATGATTGCCTTACCCTGGGTGTGCTTGACTTCTGCTACAATGGCGGTCGCGACAACGATGGCGGTGACGAAAGCGATGGCAGCGACGCTGGCGGCGAGAATGCCGGAGAAGGCGACGAGTACGCCGATAACGGCCCGGACGCGGGTAGTGACGGCGTCGATGGCGGTGATGAAAGTGATGGCTGCCTTACGCTGGGTGCCCTCGACATATGCTATAATGGCGGTCGCGATGGTGACACCAATGACCGCGAAGTTGCCGGCGGTGACGATGGTGCCGCTGATGATGGCAATAATGGCCATGGTAATGACGCTGACGGCGTAGACGAAGGCAATCCGGGCAATGGTAACGGCCAGGGTAATGGCAATGGCCGAGGCAACGGTAATGGTCGGGGCAATGGCAATGGCGGAGGCTTCGCTGATGATGATCAGGGAAATCTGGTCTATGTCGACATCAATGATGACGGAGAGGTCGTTTATGATGGTGATACCGGTTCGGGTGCGGCGGCTGAAGCTGATCAGGAACCGGTTGCCGAAGAAAGCAACGGTAACGCCGAAAGCGATGTTGCCGACGGTCTGAGCAGCGGCGAGCAGGGCAATCTGGTCTATGTCGAGATCGATGATGACGGAGAAGTCGTTTATGACGGTGATACTGCGCCAGTCGCGCCGGATGATGGCGGTGACGGGGTCATGGTCGCCGAAAACCGCAATGGCAGCTCCGAAGTCGAGATTGGCGATGGCAACGATACTGTGATCGACACCCTCGCTGGCGGTGAAGAACAGAATCTCGTCTATGTCGATATCAATGATGGCGCGCCCTATGGAGACCAGGGCGCTGAGACTTCCGACGAAGGCTATGCATCCGATCAGCCCGAACAGGGCGATTTTGAAATGCAGTCCGAGGAAAGCTCCTATGAGGCGGAGGCTGTGATTGATTACGGCGCGGATGAGAGCGCCGGCGTGGTCGAGATTGGCACCGGCCCTGGCGGTGCGAGCAGCGATAGCGGCCAGCGTGTCTTCGTCTATGTCGACGATGAAACATCCTTTGGCGGCCAGGATGCTGGCGGTTACGGGGATGGCTATGAGCCTGACCTGCCGGGCCAGGGTGGTTATGAGATGCGCGCCGAAGAGGGCACACCCGGCGGCCGTGGCTTTGGTCGCGGCCGTGGCGGTTCGCCTTTCTGA